From Anabaena sphaerica FACHB-251, one genomic window encodes:
- a CDS encoding mobilization protein, translating to MAAIHFIDGEKGGVGKSLFARVMVQYCIDNKLLYELVEADQSNPDVGAFYPDNHKTAVFSESERKAYEADEIFDLALENSVIVNLPAQVYPAVTDWIERNQILEIIGKNKVKIHKWFVCSGGYDSLQLFMQSLERFEKKIKHIFVRNFGLCDDWKHIDENEELKDLIKTYKVPVIDFPKFSYRERNILDAKRINFSEAKNYKDLGILGKQRLHRFLKQAFEEIEKAKIWNPPAASITPPSEKVDSANSNGKVATKK from the coding sequence ATGGCTGCAATTCACTTTATTGACGGTGAAAAGGGTGGTGTTGGTAAGTCTTTGTTTGCACGGGTAATGGTGCAATATTGCATTGATAATAAATTACTTTATGAATTGGTAGAAGCTGATCAAAGTAATCCAGATGTCGGTGCATTTTACCCTGACAATCATAAAACAGCCGTTTTTAGTGAATCAGAACGTAAAGCTTATGAAGCAGATGAAATCTTTGATTTAGCACTGGAAAATTCTGTGATTGTTAATTTACCTGCTCAAGTATACCCAGCAGTAACAGATTGGATTGAGCGTAATCAAATTTTAGAAATTATTGGTAAAAACAAGGTCAAGATACATAAATGGTTTGTTTGTAGTGGAGGATATGACAGTTTACAGTTATTCATGCAGTCTTTAGAAAGATTTGAAAAGAAAATTAAACATATCTTTGTCCGTAATTTTGGTTTATGTGATGACTGGAAACACATAGATGAAAATGAGGAATTAAAGGATTTAATCAAGACTTACAAAGTCCCAGTAATTGATTTTCCTAAGTTTAGCTACCGAGAAAGAAATATCCTTGATGCCAAACGGATAAACTTTTCTGAAGCTAAAAATTATAAAGATTTAGGAATATTAGGTAAACAGAGATTGCATAGGTTTCTCAAACAGGCTTTTGAGGAAATTGAAAAAGCTAAGATTTGGAATCCACCAGCAGCTTCAATTACTCCCCCATCCGAAAAAGTTGATAGTGCTAATAGTAATGGGAAAGTCGCTACCAAGAAGTAA
- a CDS encoding relaxase/mobilization nuclease domain-containing protein, which produces MIAKQVKGKSFIKLLKYLFGKEGARQIGGNMDETTPRSLAAELHLSKRINPKVSRTVYHASLSLPHNEGLDDDTWHEIALKYLRAMGFTMNQYIVVRHTDRTHDHAHIVASRIRLDGTTVSDSWDYTRSEAVIRRLEKEYNLQSVKPSKKKEDRSPTTGERRQLARTGEESVRVKLQYSLDKATHDHPTMPELIERAQQQGINVCVGYTRTGKVKGISYQFDGVAFSGTHLGKAYTFPGLQKHRGVNYVSKRDDQLIQKLIERNVKNATSSHAERNAQHIQLLTNQTAINATTIDNSIHPLNQSNSLPTPKPANWKQIRQNLNQQYNLPVSLLNELYQKGWLYPSQTGQPVFIERTLDDVPTLAKQLEPTGDFTAIPLNSETTKNGSFWIATDTTVTRAVLLSDPIEVLSVIALESTVDKRKRQPTLYWSVGDRSQIPLEFLDSLDTVVIAFKDNEKVEDLISDLLTELPQSKRVSPGQAGWNQLLSDRKQPVKKQQFTQTLDWEI; this is translated from the coding sequence TTGATTGCTAAACAGGTTAAAGGTAAAAGCTTTATCAAATTGCTCAAATACCTTTTTGGTAAGGAAGGAGCAAGACAAATTGGTGGCAATATGGACGAAACAACTCCTCGTTCATTAGCTGCTGAATTACATTTGTCTAAGCGTATTAACCCAAAAGTTAGTAGAACTGTTTATCATGCTTCCCTGAGTTTGCCTCACAATGAGGGTTTAGATGATGACACTTGGCATGAAATCGCCCTGAAATATTTACGAGCAATGGGCTTTACCATGAATCAATATATTGTTGTGCGACACACTGACCGGACTCATGATCATGCACATATTGTTGCTAGTCGCATTCGCTTAGATGGAACTACGGTTTCCGATAGCTGGGACTATACCAGAAGCGAAGCTGTTATTCGTAGGTTAGAGAAAGAATATAATTTACAATCAGTAAAACCAAGTAAGAAAAAAGAGGATCGTAGTCCTACTACTGGTGAACGCAGACAACTTGCTAGAACTGGGGAAGAAAGCGTTAGAGTCAAACTTCAGTATTCTCTAGATAAAGCAACCCATGACCATCCAACTATGCCAGAGTTAATAGAAAGAGCGCAACAACAAGGTATTAATGTCTGTGTTGGTTATACTCGTACAGGTAAAGTCAAAGGTATTAGCTACCAATTTGATGGCGTGGCTTTCAGTGGTACACACCTGGGTAAAGCATATACTTTTCCTGGGTTACAAAAGCATCGTGGTGTAAATTATGTTTCCAAACGGGATGATCAACTCATCCAAAAATTGATAGAGCGAAATGTAAAAAATGCTACATCTAGTCATGCTGAACGCAATGCTCAACACATCCAACTACTGACTAATCAAACTGCTATAAATGCTACAACAATTGATAATTCAATACATCCTCTAAATCAATCAAATTCTTTACCTACACCAAAACCCGCAAACTGGAAACAAATACGCCAAAACTTAAACCAGCAGTACAATTTACCCGTTTCTCTGCTCAATGAACTGTATCAAAAGGGTTGGCTGTATCCCAGTCAAACTGGTCAACCAGTATTTATAGAACGCACGCTTGACGATGTTCCAACTCTTGCCAAACAGTTAGAACCTACTGGTGATTTTACTGCTATTCCTCTCAACTCTGAAACAACAAAAAACGGTAGTTTTTGGATTGCTACAGATACCACAGTTACAAGAGCAGTGTTACTCAGTGACCCTATTGAAGTTCTTTCTGTTATTGCCTTAGAATCAACTGTTGACAAGAGAAAACGACAACCGACATTGTATTGGAGTGTAGGCGATCGCTCTCAAATACCTTTAGAATTTTTGGACTCGCTTGATACAGTGGTCATCGCTTTTAAAGATAATGAAAAAGTTGAAGACTTGATATCTGACCTATTGACTGAACTCCCCCAATCCAAAAGAGTGTCTCCCGGTCAAGCTGGTTGGAATCAACTGTTAAGTGACAGGAAACAACCAGTCAAAAAGCAGCAATTTACACAAACCCTAGATTGGGAAATTTAA
- a CDS encoding helix-turn-helix domain-containing protein, with protein MEEAKVNFITGRTRLSTMQKRQKRLVELIEYLLQAGWTQTTLSVEIGVDFSTVYRWLKGKAIPETDSKNFLCLAKLSGGDSETLKQYLDGYISLSTYLKNFDLAENSLNNATVDTKYPVEQIKEEVLARIYTLDPVDIADIISTSVAFLAESRKAAIR; from the coding sequence ATGGAAGAGGCAAAAGTAAATTTTATAACTGGTAGAACCAGGCTTTCTACTATGCAAAAACGTCAAAAACGATTAGTTGAGTTAATTGAATATTTATTGCAAGCTGGCTGGACTCAAACAACGTTATCTGTAGAAATTGGTGTTGATTTTTCAACTGTATATAGGTGGTTGAAAGGTAAAGCCATTCCCGAAACTGACTCTAAAAATTTCTTGTGTTTAGCAAAATTGAGTGGTGGTGATAGTGAAACTTTAAAACAATACTTGGATGGTTATATATCTCTATCTACTTACCTTAAAAATTTTGATTTAGCTGAAAACTCGCTAAATAATGCTACAGTCGATACTAAATATCCTGTTGAGCAAATTAAAGAGGAGGTTTTAGCACGAATTTATACCTTAGATCCAGTAGATATTGCTGATATAATTTCCACAAGTGTGGCATTTCTAGCAGAAAGCCGGAAAGCAGCTATAAGATAA
- a CDS encoding DUF6753 family protein, producing MTNYQTEELDLDDDFLDSVAARGKGLSRIPYPTLLDLAIRGKDDNFKARVWEIVVQTGLDPDDPAFLMMIATGRLQVLLEDSPQEMEAMFDQWQTQLYDHLQSYEKAAVKGQQKAIAHAVTALIKRTEFERAIHSVPSLIAAGVLLLIASGVGGLLGIGAMLGYQSSNLDPTGPRQLTQQEANTLAWATTNEGKFARNFMAWNRDLLSRDSTGQLACTREVKRLGVTLEIGQSNRKAVSGFCTLWVQPPNQRKFISQ from the coding sequence ATGACTAATTATCAAACTGAAGAACTCGATTTAGATGATGATTTTTTGGATTCAGTAGCAGCTAGAGGTAAAGGTTTAAGTCGCATTCCTTACCCTACTTTATTAGATTTAGCCATTCGCGGTAAAGATGATAATTTCAAAGCTAGAGTTTGGGAAATAGTTGTTCAAACTGGACTAGATCCTGATGATCCAGCATTTTTAATGATGATTGCTACTGGGAGACTGCAAGTGCTGTTAGAAGACAGTCCTCAAGAAATGGAGGCCATGTTTGATCAATGGCAAACCCAACTTTATGACCATCTTCAAAGCTACGAAAAAGCAGCAGTCAAAGGTCAACAGAAGGCGATCGCTCACGCAGTCACAGCATTAATCAAACGTACAGAATTTGAGCGTGCCATTCATTCAGTTCCATCATTAATTGCAGCTGGTGTTTTGTTATTAATTGCATCTGGTGTGGGTGGACTCCTGGGTATAGGTGCAATGCTTGGGTATCAATCTAGTAATTTAGATCCAACTGGTCCACGTCAACTGACTCAACAAGAAGCTAATACTTTGGCATGGGCAACTACTAATGAAGGTAAATTTGCTCGCAATTTTATGGCATGGAATCGAGATTTATTGAGCAGAGATAGTACCGGTCAACTTGCCTGTACTAGAGAAGTAAAACGTTTGGGAGTGACATTAGAAATAGGACAAAGTAACAGGAAAGCTGTATCAGGTTTTTGTACTCTTTGGGTACAACCTCCTAATCAACGAAAGTTTATTTCTCAGTAA
- a CDS encoding ParM/StbA family protein — MSNLIVSFDPGASLTKIVYELATEGKPCLMTMEPEMLRLPQSSIDAYMSSRKGLESSHPVDEAWVSCTADGDTQCTVVGFLARQFSASARLDKLKYETSIDKALAVIGAIAQHNKLPNRFSLSLTSLLPYGEYQNRQAFEEQLRVALKDFRFRGQRLRVKLERFECLPEGAGLAMIRQRQNGKAWFNAQTIAVLMFGHRNSSLLLFERGKMTAGYTNGLGFHQMVKRVIERTSGQDATTLTAAIYAAGADITADNQAIRALVKSKDPKNINYELQMIVNAIATAKAEYWSRLYDWLESTLPAVNEVILSGGAALYLEQELQECFEEISTYWGTDLQQQVQEAFNNASNDYYHTFREQETLSFRLIDAFGLFMRFRAQMEKVA, encoded by the coding sequence ATGTCAAACTTGATCGTCAGTTTTGACCCTGGTGCTTCCTTGACCAAAATAGTTTATGAACTAGCAACTGAGGGCAAACCATGTTTGATGACAATGGAACCAGAAATGCTGAGGTTGCCGCAAAGTTCGATTGACGCTTATATGTCAAGTCGCAAGGGTCTAGAATCTTCTCATCCAGTAGATGAAGCTTGGGTATCTTGTACAGCAGATGGTGATACACAATGTACAGTAGTGGGATTTTTGGCACGTCAGTTTTCAGCATCCGCCAGACTAGATAAGCTCAAGTACGAAACTTCAATTGACAAAGCCCTAGCTGTAATCGGCGCGATCGCTCAACACAATAAATTACCCAATAGGTTTTCTCTATCACTGACTTCACTACTACCGTATGGTGAATATCAAAATCGCCAAGCCTTTGAAGAACAGTTGCGGGTTGCACTCAAGGATTTTAGATTTCGTGGTCAAAGGTTGCGGGTGAAGTTGGAACGATTCGAGTGTTTACCTGAAGGTGCGGGATTGGCAATGATTCGCCAACGCCAGAACGGTAAAGCATGGTTCAACGCTCAAACCATTGCGGTGCTGATGTTTGGACATCGCAATAGCAGCCTTCTCTTATTTGAAAGGGGCAAGATGACGGCGGGTTATACGAATGGGCTGGGCTTTCACCAAATGGTGAAACGAGTTATTGAGCGCACATCTGGACAAGATGCCACTACTTTAACTGCTGCTATCTATGCAGCCGGTGCAGATATCACAGCAGATAACCAAGCAATTCGCGCTTTGGTCAAAAGCAAAGACCCAAAAAACATTAATTATGAGTTGCAGATGATTGTTAATGCCATTGCTACTGCCAAAGCAGAGTATTGGTCTAGGCTTTACGACTGGCTGGAATCCACTTTACCTGCGGTGAATGAAGTGATTTTGAGTGGTGGTGCAGCTTTGTACTTAGAGCAAGAGTTACAGGAATGTTTTGAAGAGATTTCCACTTACTGGGGTACAGATTTACAACAGCAGGTACAAGAAGCATTTAATAATGCCAGTAATGATTATTACCATACATTTCGAGAGCAGGAAACTTTGTCCTTTAGGTTAATTGATGCTTTTGGTTTATTTATGCGATTTAGAGCGCAAATGGAGAAAGTAGCATGA
- a CDS encoding plasmid mobilization protein: protein MPPKERTIRFHICLTPEEKEQVRRMAEENSLTMAELFRAKTIKHRLPRRVTKVAGETYWELGKIGDNLNQIAKAINTSVLMGEPVVVDRALLEEVRNLVRQVRREITEVDLITDLQDEED from the coding sequence ATGCCTCCAAAAGAGCGCACAATCAGGTTTCATATCTGCCTCACACCAGAAGAAAAAGAACAGGTGCGACGAATGGCAGAGGAAAACAGCTTGACAATGGCAGAGTTATTCCGTGCCAAGACTATCAAACATAGATTACCCAGGCGTGTCACTAAAGTGGCAGGTGAAACTTACTGGGAATTGGGGAAAATAGGCGACAATCTCAACCAAATCGCCAAAGCTATCAATACATCGGTACTTATGGGTGAGCCAGTGGTTGTAGATCGAGCATTACTAGAAGAGGTGAGAAATTTGGTCAGACAAGTGCGACGAGAAATTACGGAAGTTGATTTAATTACTGATTTACAAGACGAGGAAGATTAA